Proteins from a genomic interval of Nostoc sp. TCL240-02:
- a CDS encoding DUF3370 domain-containing protein, with translation MLNFISYLLLAQATPSPASEPQEIFIPQQTRPLPGNLDAIPVFNSNNPEVVQSEGILLSTFPPQGKKVPTAHLNFLWKGRFDLFSHHIARAIETPNDLRTLYLGVIVYNPSDRPATINILQAASYVSQPDAPFLKFPSMQSNNSGNIYAGPGDRVMNDVLRGKRQSGWPAQLVIPPKQSRMLMNHPIPVRPLTPPLNGRSTLLRLYSDSPVYMANLAMFAKLNPDATERAPTLKEWENLLENGDFAGPREPAPSPPNNLTATAEIYGRVAAVAIGSRWQAQVTDSNSSYLTIPASGQAFSYGLSTLLAGKMGTGQNQTAKLAVRYPGTAYEAHGNYGIEYNISLPLINNTSKTQTVNVLFQTPIKEDDLSKPGLRFFSPPQPSVFFRGTVRIRYNDDNGLPRTQYWHLVQQRGQMGEPLAQLKMSPGQLRMVKVDFLYPPDATPPQMLTIQTLDQK, from the coding sequence ATGCTTAATTTTATTTCCTATTTGCTTTTGGCTCAAGCGACACCTTCTCCAGCATCTGAACCCCAGGAAATCTTCATTCCGCAACAAACAAGACCTTTACCTGGCAATCTTGATGCAATACCAGTATTTAACAGTAATAACCCAGAAGTCGTTCAGAGTGAAGGTATTCTGCTGTCTACATTTCCTCCTCAAGGTAAAAAAGTGCCAACCGCACACCTGAACTTTCTATGGAAGGGACGCTTTGATTTGTTTTCTCATCATATTGCTCGAGCCATTGAGACTCCAAATGATTTGCGGACTCTTTATTTGGGGGTGATTGTTTACAATCCAAGCGATCGCCCTGCAACTATAAATATATTGCAAGCAGCCAGTTATGTTAGTCAACCTGATGCACCTTTTCTCAAATTTCCCTCTATGCAGTCAAATAATTCGGGAAACATTTATGCTGGGCCTGGCGATCGCGTCATGAATGATGTGCTACGAGGAAAACGACAGTCAGGATGGCCAGCGCAGTTAGTAATTCCACCAAAACAAAGTCGGATGTTAATGAATCATCCAATTCCAGTGCGTCCTTTAACACCGCCATTGAATGGGCGTTCTACTTTGTTGCGTTTGTACAGTGATAGTCCAGTTTATATGGCGAACCTAGCCATGTTTGCCAAACTAAATCCAGATGCTACTGAACGAGCGCCTACTTTAAAAGAATGGGAGAACTTGTTAGAAAATGGTGATTTTGCGGGGCCGCGTGAACCGGCCCCTAGTCCTCCAAATAACCTGACAGCGACAGCAGAAATTTATGGCCGGGTAGCAGCGGTAGCTATTGGCTCTCGTTGGCAAGCACAAGTTACCGACTCCAATAGTTCATACCTGACAATTCCTGCTTCAGGACAAGCTTTTTCATACGGTTTAAGTACCCTCTTAGCAGGCAAAATGGGTACTGGACAAAACCAAACTGCCAAACTTGCGGTGCGTTATCCTGGTACTGCTTACGAAGCCCACGGCAACTATGGCATTGAATACAACATCTCTTTACCATTAATCAACAATACGAGCAAAACGCAAACCGTAAATGTGCTTTTTCAAACGCCTATCAAAGAAGATGACTTAAGCAAACCTGGGCTTCGCTTTTTTTCGCCACCTCAACCATCCGTCTTTTTTCGAGGCACAGTTCGTATTCGCTACAATGATGATAATGGCTTACCCAGAACCCAATATTGGCATTTAGTTCAACAACGAGGACAGATGGGAGAACCACTTGCTCAATTAAAAATGTCTCCAGGCCAGCTGCGAATGGTAAAAGTAGATTTTCTCTACCCACCAGATGCTACGCCCCCTCAAATGCTGACAATTCAAACTTTAGACCAAAAATAA
- the trxA gene encoding thioredoxin has protein sequence MSADTQIVAYVEESEFDVVLNGSEEKVVVVDFTATWCGPCRLVSPLMEQLAEEYKGRAKVVKVDVDRNKPIFKKFGLRSIPAVLIFKDGILAETIVGVSPYEQFSEAVQKLLEVV, from the coding sequence ATGTCTGCTGATACTCAGATAGTTGCTTATGTTGAAGAAAGTGAATTTGATGTTGTTTTAAATGGAAGTGAAGAGAAAGTTGTTGTTGTTGATTTTACTGCTACTTGGTGTGGCCCCTGTCGGCTTGTCAGTCCTTTGATGGAGCAACTTGCTGAAGAATACAAAGGCCGCGCCAAAGTCGTTAAGGTAGACGTTGATAGGAATAAGCCGATTTTCAAAAAATTCGGTCTTCGCAGTATTCCAGCAGTTTTAATTTTCAAAGATGGCATTTTAGCAGAAACCATTGTGGGAGTTTCTCCTTACGAGCAGTTCAGCGAAGCTGTTCAGAAGCTTCTTGAGGTTGTTTAA